A section of the Jannaschia sp. S6380 genome encodes:
- a CDS encoding DUF4159 domain-containing protein, with the protein MSALAFTAPLLLLGLLLLPILWWLLRAVPPAPIRRRFPGIVLLLGLKDDESQTATTPWWLLALRMLALAAVIVGFAGPVLNPRQAGTGAGPLLIVMDASWASARDWPARTAKVEQMLRDAARAGRLAAVLPLTDPLPDEIPWQSAAAWVERLPSVTPRAWAPDYAGLSELDLDGAEVVWVSDGLARDGRDALPARVIESTRPVLGLTPATYADGLITLRAVRAGDTTARGVDLRAIGPGPNGALTQLGVATATFEAGADAAEVQLSLPPELRNRVARFEIAGERSAGAISLTDDSLARREVALLTQAEDESQDLLSPLYYLRRALEPTADLIEGDLATLLPANPDVLVMADVARLSPAETQDVTEWVDGGGLLLRFAGPRLAASDISRAEEDPLMPVRLRSGGRTVGGALSWGEPKILRPFDEASPFFGLDVTGEVSVTSQIVAQPDPTLADRTLAALADGTPLVTRKPVGQGQVVLFHVTANAEWSNLPLSGLFVQMLERLAVSTRPAALSAEALEGTTWVPRVVLDGFGTARDAGTLAGIPGESIVDPVPSPDLPPGVYEGPGQSLAVNVLASGATLATATWPAGTAIEGLTREAETNLTPWLLAAALLLLTLDAIASLWLGGRLRRGAVAMLAGLMLLSTPPEARAQDGNAGVPSEVALAYVRTGDPSLDEVSEAGLRGLSTVLTQRTSVEPEAPRGVDLETDELAFYPLLYWPVTEAQPTPSDEAYARLNRYLRGGGMIVFDTRDADLGGFGSSSPASQRLRDLAAPLDIPPLEPLPDDHVMTRAFYLLQDYPGRYNSRDVWIEAAPPEEAVEGMPFRNLNDGVTPVVIGANDWAAAWAVDQGGRALLPVGRGYAGEQQREIAYRFGVNLVMHVLSGNYKSDQVHVPALLDRLGN; encoded by the coding sequence GTGAGCGCGCTGGCCTTCACCGCGCCGCTCCTGCTGTTGGGGCTGTTGCTGCTGCCGATCCTGTGGTGGCTGCTGCGCGCGGTGCCGCCCGCACCGATCCGGCGGCGGTTTCCGGGCATCGTGCTGCTGCTCGGCCTGAAGGACGACGAAAGCCAGACCGCGACGACGCCATGGTGGCTCCTGGCGCTGCGGATGCTGGCGCTCGCGGCGGTGATCGTGGGGTTCGCCGGGCCGGTCCTGAACCCGCGTCAGGCGGGCACCGGCGCCGGCCCGCTGCTCATCGTGATGGATGCGAGCTGGGCTTCTGCCCGCGACTGGCCCGCGCGCACCGCCAAGGTGGAACAGATGCTGCGCGATGCCGCCCGCGCCGGGCGTCTGGCCGCCGTGCTGCCCCTGACCGACCCGCTGCCCGACGAGATCCCGTGGCAATCTGCCGCCGCCTGGGTGGAGCGTCTGCCTTCCGTCACACCGCGCGCCTGGGCGCCGGACTATGCCGGACTGTCCGAGCTGGATCTGGACGGGGCGGAGGTCGTCTGGGTCTCCGACGGCCTGGCCCGCGACGGGCGCGATGCCCTGCCCGCCCGCGTGATCGAAAGCACGCGCCCCGTTCTGGGCCTGACGCCCGCGACCTATGCGGACGGACTGATCACCCTACGGGCCGTCCGCGCCGGAGACACGACCGCGCGCGGCGTCGACCTGCGCGCCATCGGCCCCGGCCCGAACGGCGCGCTGACACAGCTTGGCGTCGCCACCGCAACGTTCGAGGCCGGCGCGGACGCGGCGGAGGTGCAGCTGTCCCTGCCGCCCGAGCTGCGCAACCGCGTCGCCCGGTTCGAGATCGCGGGCGAGCGGAGCGCCGGCGCGATCAGCCTGACTGACGACAGCCTCGCCCGGCGCGAGGTCGCGCTCCTGACGCAGGCCGAAGATGAGTCGCAGGACCTGCTCTCGCCGCTCTACTACCTGCGCCGCGCGCTGGAGCCGACGGCCGATCTGATCGAGGGCGATCTGGCCACGCTCCTGCCGGCGAACCCGGACGTTCTGGTCATGGCCGACGTCGCCCGCCTGTCCCCGGCCGAGACGCAGGACGTCACCGAATGGGTCGACGGCGGGGGACTCCTTTTGCGCTTCGCCGGACCGCGCCTCGCCGCCTCCGACATCTCGCGTGCGGAGGAAGATCCGCTGATGCCGGTCCGCCTGCGCTCGGGTGGGCGCACGGTGGGGGGCGCGCTGTCCTGGGGGGAACCCAAGATATTGCGCCCGTTCGACGAGGCGTCGCCCTTCTTCGGCCTCGACGTCACCGGCGAGGTTTCGGTGACCAGCCAGATCGTCGCGCAGCCCGACCCGACGCTGGCCGACCGCACGCTGGCCGCGCTGGCCGACGGCACGCCGCTGGTGACGCGCAAGCCGGTGGGGCAGGGGCAGGTCGTGCTGTTCCATGTGACCGCCAATGCCGAATGGTCGAACCTGCCGCTTTCGGGCCTGTTCGTGCAGATGCTGGAACGGCTGGCCGTCTCCACCCGTCCCGCGGCGCTTTCGGCCGAGGCGCTGGAGGGCACGACCTGGGTGCCGCGCGTCGTCCTCGACGGGTTCGGCACGGCGCGCGACGCGGGCACTTTGGCCGGCATTCCAGGCGAGAGCATCGTCGACCCGGTGCCGTCCCCCGACCTGCCGCCGGGCGTCTACGAGGGGCCGGGGCAGAGCCTGGCCGTCAACGTCCTCGCCTCCGGCGCCACGCTGGCCACCGCGACCTGGCCCGCCGGCACCGCGATTGAGGGGCTGACGCGCGAGGCCGAGACGAACCTGACGCCCTGGCTGCTGGCGGCGGCGCTGTTGCTGCTGACGCTCGATGCGATCGCGTCGCTCTGGTTGGGCGGACGGCTGCGGCGGGGGGCGGTCGCGATGCTGGCGGGCCTGATGCTCCTGTCGACGCCGCCCGAGGCGCGCGCGCAGGACGGCAATGCCGGCGTCCCGTCCGAGGTCGCGCTGGCCTATGTCCGCACCGGTGATCCTTCCCTCGACGAGGTATCCGAGGCCGGGCTTCGCGGGCTGTCCACCGTCCTGACACAGCGCACCTCGGTCGAGCCGGAGGCGCCGCGCGGCGTCGATCTGGAAACGGACGAGCTGGCCTTCTATCCGCTCCTCTACTGGCCCGTGACCGAGGCGCAGCCGACGCCGTCGGACGAGGCCTATGCGCGCCTGAACCGCTACCTTCGCGGCGGCGGCATGATCGTGTTCGACACCCGCGACGCCGATCTGGGCGGCTTCGGCTCCTCCTCGCCCGCCTCGCAGCGCCTGCGCGATCTGGCCGCGCCGCTCGATATCCCGCCGCTGGAGCCGCTGCCCGACGATCACGTCATGACGCGCGCCTTCTATCTGCTTCAGGATTACCCGGGCCGCTACAATTCGCGCGACGTCTGGATCGAGGCCGCCCCGCCCGAGGAGGCGGTGGAGGGCATGCCCTTCCGCAACCTGAACGACGGCGTGACGCCTGTGGTGATCGGCGCCAACGACTGGGCTGCCGCCTGGGCCGTCGATCAGGGCGGCCGCGCGCTCCTGCCCGTGGGCCGCGGCTATGCCGGCGAACAGCAGCGCGAGATCGCCTATCGCTTCGGCGTGAACCTTGTGATGCACGTCCTGTCGGGCAACTACAAATCCGACCAGGTGCACGTGCCCGCCCTGCTCGACCGGCTGGGGAACTGA
- a CDS encoding DUF58 domain-containing protein, translating into MAGETLHTPATLRARSEGIAAGLPGLLMSAERLAATILLGEHGRKRAGPGDAFWQFRSAQPGDARRAIDWRQSARGDAHYVRETEWQAAQTLMLWVDDAASMSFAAAGRPSKLRRAQTLALALAVLAVKAGERTGLAALPEPPRGGRAQLIRMADALMEGGEVPDYGAPRPRVMPMGSRAVFLSDFLGPPEPVAEALTAAADRGVRGVLVQILDPEEEAFPYDGRTVFESMSGAVRFETLKAGRLREDYLDRLATRRAALRDLCARTGWRFHLHHTDASAEAALLSLYTVLERGR; encoded by the coding sequence TTGGCGGGCGAGACGCTCCATACGCCGGCGACCCTGCGCGCCCGGTCCGAGGGCATCGCCGCCGGGCTGCCGGGCCTTCTGATGTCGGCCGAGCGGCTGGCCGCGACGATCCTTCTCGGCGAACATGGCCGCAAGCGGGCCGGTCCCGGCGACGCATTCTGGCAGTTCCGGTCGGCGCAGCCGGGCGATGCGCGCCGCGCCATCGACTGGCGGCAATCGGCGCGCGGCGACGCGCACTACGTGCGCGAGACCGAGTGGCAGGCGGCGCAGACACTGATGCTGTGGGTCGACGACGCGGCATCGATGTCCTTCGCCGCCGCCGGACGCCCGTCCAAGCTGCGCCGGGCGCAGACGTTGGCGCTGGCGCTTGCCGTGCTGGCCGTGAAGGCCGGCGAGCGGACCGGCCTCGCCGCGCTGCCCGAGCCGCCGCGCGGCGGGCGTGCGCAGTTGATCCGCATGGCCGACGCGCTGATGGAGGGGGGCGAGGTGCCCGATTACGGCGCGCCGCGTCCCCGGGTGATGCCGATGGGATCGCGCGCGGTGTTTCTGTCGGACTTCCTGGGCCCGCCTGAGCCGGTGGCCGAGGCGCTGACCGCCGCCGCCGACCGGGGCGTGCGCGGCGTGCTGGTCCAGATCCTCGACCCCGAGGAGGAGGCGTTCCCCTATGACGGCCGCACCGTGTTCGAGAGCATGTCCGGCGCCGTCCGGTTCGAGACGCTGAAGGCCGGGCGCCTGCGCGAGGACTACCTCGACCGGCTGGCGACGCGGCGCGCGGCGCTGCGCGACCTGTGCGCCCGAACCGGCTGGCGGTTCCATCTGCACCATACCGATGCATCGGCCGAGGCGGCGCTCCTGTCGCTCTACACCGTGCTGGAACGCGGACGGTGA
- a CDS encoding MoxR family ATPase, with product MADDLLAEIESLGLRLGEARQAVATRIIGQDRVVELSLAAMLSGGHALLMGLPGLGKTRLVETLATVMGLQGSRIQFTPDLMPADILGSEVLETGPDGSRAFRYIEGPIFAQLLMADEINRASPRTQSALLQAMQEREVTVAGQTRRLPAPFHVLATQNPIEQEGTYPLPEAQLDRFLVKIDVAYPDRDTERDIVLATTGATEAEALAVFDPAALIAAQGVVRRMPVGDSVVDLILDLVRACRPDGTDAPDAVRRHVAWGPGPRAAQALMLLARAQALLEGRLAPDASDVSRLARPVLGHRMALSFAARAEGVVLDEVIDEVTARVTRVERAA from the coding sequence ATGGCCGATGATCTTCTAGCCGAAATCGAGAGCCTGGGCCTCAGGCTGGGCGAGGCGCGGCAGGCCGTCGCCACCCGCATCATCGGCCAGGACCGCGTGGTGGAGCTTTCGCTGGCGGCGATGCTGTCGGGGGGGCACGCACTGCTGATGGGTCTGCCCGGTCTTGGCAAGACGCGGCTGGTCGAGACGCTGGCCACGGTGATGGGCCTGCAGGGCAGCCGCATCCAGTTCACGCCCGATCTGATGCCCGCCGACATCCTGGGCTCCGAAGTGCTGGAGACCGGCCCCGATGGCAGCCGCGCGTTCCGCTATATCGAGGGGCCGATCTTCGCCCAGCTGCTGATGGCCGACGAGATCAACCGCGCCAGTCCCCGCACCCAATCGGCGCTTCTGCAGGCCATGCAGGAGCGCGAGGTGACCGTGGCCGGCCAGACCCGCAGGCTGCCCGCCCCGTTCCACGTGCTGGCCACGCAGAATCCGATCGAGCAGGAGGGGACCTATCCCCTGCCCGAGGCGCAGCTGGACCGGTTCCTCGTCAAGATCGACGTGGCCTATCCCGACCGCGACACCGAACGCGACATCGTGCTGGCCACCACCGGCGCGACCGAGGCCGAAGCGCTGGCGGTCTTCGATCCCGCCGCCCTGATCGCCGCGCAGGGTGTTGTGCGGCGGATGCCGGTGGGCGACAGCGTGGTGGACCTGATCCTCGACCTGGTGCGGGCCTGCCGGCCGGATGGGACGGACGCGCCGGATGCCGTGCGCCGTCACGTCGCCTGGGGCCCCGGACCCCGCGCCGCGCAGGCGCTGATGTTGCTGGCGCGCGCCCAGGCCCTGTTGGAGGGACGGCTGGCGCCCGACGCCTCCGACGTGTCCCGCCTCGCGCGGCCCGTTCTGGGGCACCGCATGGCGCTGTCCTTCGCCGCGCGCGCCGAGGGGGTCGTGCTGGACGAGGTGATCGACGAGGTCACGGCCCGCGTCACCCGCGTCGAACGGGCGGCCTAG
- a CDS encoding DUF1285 domain-containing protein, translating to MGGQDRVTSSAAFLQSAQAAAGKSAKGPPPVHLWDPPYCGEIDITIKRDGTWIHEGTPIGRPALVRLFASILKKEGDRHFLVTPVEKVGLTVEDTPFVAIDFEVADGVVTFETNVGDRVAAGPEHPIRVDLAEDGEPAPYVEVRRGLEALIDRKSFYRLVELGERSGGQFGIRSGGTFFAIIDADALG from the coding sequence ATGGGCGGACAAGATCGCGTGACCTCCTCGGCGGCGTTCCTGCAATCGGCGCAGGCCGCCGCTGGCAAGAGCGCCAAGGGGCCGCCGCCGGTGCATCTGTGGGACCCGCCCTATTGCGGCGAGATCGACATCACCATCAAGCGCGACGGCACCTGGATCCATGAGGGCACGCCGATCGGGCGGCCCGCGCTCGTGCGACTCTTCGCCTCGATCCTGAAGAAGGAGGGGGACCGGCATTTCCTGGTCACCCCGGTCGAGAAGGTGGGCCTCACCGTCGAAGACACGCCTTTCGTCGCCATCGACTTCGAGGTGGCCGACGGCGTCGTCACCTTCGAGACCAATGTCGGCGACCGCGTGGCGGCCGGACCCGAACACCCGATCCGCGTCGATCTAGCCGAAGACGGCGAACCCGCCCCCTATGTCGAAGTGCGTCGGGGTCTGGAGGCGTTGATCGACCGCAAGTCCTTCTACCGCCTGGTGGAGCTGGGCGAGCGGTCCGGGGGCCAGTTCGGCATCCGATCCGGCGGCACGTTCTTCGCGATCATCGACGCCGACGCCCTGGGCTAG
- a CDS encoding aminoglycoside phosphotransferase family protein — protein sequence MDGEGITGTGRGDPLARVTAMAHRAIAALDLPPDGWSMTRLGLHDDDQLVRAVLRLDRAGLPSMVVKAQLRPANPAEFASDVARNAAAYDAFPRSRDLGMPEVLWRDDAGMACATRYIPGLRMSQAMRRTWHGERLTLLTGTGRWLAALHRSGDPGRAPFHPRGAVQQWRQKAEAVRARTERVAARPLFLGLAADLRRRAGQLAADGPFDVPYALPHGDAHLGNFIRGEAGGTWGFDLYPHGWRPVAIDVAKLLTDFTTLFHFPDEISAEHPIPPETLAAFMRGYDLLPMDDPALDLLVRAELLRILSTVPADPARRSHGKTRTLDRLLPILKRLAETSPGRRRR from the coding sequence ATGGACGGCGAGGGGATCACCGGAACGGGACGCGGCGATCCGCTGGCCCGCGTCACCGCGATGGCGCATCGCGCGATTGCGGCGCTGGACCTGCCGCCGGACGGCTGGTCCATGACCAGGCTGGGCCTACACGATGATGACCAGCTGGTGCGGGCCGTCCTGCGTCTCGATCGCGCGGGGTTGCCGTCGATGGTGGTCAAGGCCCAGCTTCGACCCGCCAATCCTGCGGAGTTCGCCTCCGACGTCGCGCGCAATGCCGCCGCCTATGACGCCTTCCCCCGTTCGCGCGACCTGGGCATGCCCGAGGTGCTGTGGCGCGACGACGCGGGGATGGCCTGCGCGACCCGCTACATTCCGGGCCTGCGGATGTCGCAGGCGATGCGGCGGACCTGGCATGGGGAACGCCTGACCCTGCTCACGGGGACGGGACGATGGCTGGCGGCGCTGCATCGATCGGGCGACCCGGGGCGGGCGCCGTTCCACCCGCGCGGCGCCGTGCAGCAATGGCGCCAGAAGGCTGAGGCGGTGCGCGCCCGGACGGAACGTGTCGCCGCGCGCCCGCTGTTCCTGGGCCTCGCCGCCGACCTGCGTCGGCGCGCGGGGCAGCTGGCCGCGGACGGGCCGTTCGACGTGCCTTATGCCCTGCCGCATGGCGACGCGCATCTGGGCAATTTCATCCGCGGCGAGGCCGGCGGCACCTGGGGTTTCGACCTCTACCCGCATGGTTGGCGCCCCGTGGCCATCGACGTGGCGAAACTGCTGACGGATTTCACCACGCTGTTCCATTTTCCCGACGAGATATCGGCGGAGCATCCCATCCCGCCCGAGACGCTGGCGGCCTTCATGCGCGGCTACGACCTGCTGCCCATGGACGACCCGGCGCTGGACCTGCTGGTCCGGGCGGAACTTCTACGCATCCTGTCCACCGTGCCCGCCGACCCGGCGCGGCGCAGCCACGGCAAGACCCGCACGCTGGACCGCCTGCTGCCGATCCTGAAGCGCCTGGCCGAGACTAGCCCAGGGCGTCGGCGTCGATGA
- a CDS encoding peroxiredoxin family protein, with amino-acid sequence MSDTATMPLPGRRAPDLHLELIIGAEWDLADQSPGAFTMIVFYRGLHCPICKAYLSDLRGMYDDFLSKGVEVVNVSMDAEERAREAHEEWGLEPIPMAHSLTEDQARAWGLYLSAARSEKEPDVFAEPGLFLVKPDGTLYMAEMSSAPFVRPDLKLLLSKLDFIADKDYPPRGTHRG; translated from the coding sequence ATGTCCGATACCGCCACCATGCCGCTGCCCGGCCGGCGCGCGCCCGATCTGCATCTGGAACTGATCATCGGTGCCGAATGGGACCTGGCCGACCAATCGCCCGGCGCCTTTACCATGATCGTGTTCTATCGCGGCCTGCACTGCCCGATCTGCAAGGCGTACCTGTCGGACCTGCGGGGCATGTACGACGATTTCCTGTCGAAGGGAGTGGAGGTCGTCAACGTCTCGATGGACGCCGAGGAGCGGGCCAGGGAGGCGCATGAGGAATGGGGGCTGGAGCCCATCCCGATGGCGCATTCGCTGACCGAGGATCAGGCGCGGGCCTGGGGCCTCTACCTCTCGGCGGCGCGGAGCGAGAAGGAGCCGGACGTGTTCGCGGAACCGGGCCTGTTCCTCGTGAAGCCCGACGGCACCCTATACATGGCCGAGATGTCGAGCGCGCCCTTCGTTCGGCCCGACCTGAAGCTGCTGCTGTCGAAACTCGACTTCATCGCCGACAAGGATTACCCGCCCCGCGGCACGCATCGCGGCTGA
- a CDS encoding YdeI/OmpD-associated family protein, with the protein MTDFPDLTVASRAELREWLARNHDRSGSIWLATYKAHHPDHLPWGEVVEELLCWGWVDAVVRRVDADRSAHRVAPRRETSTWSAVNKRLVAKARATGAMTPAGEARIAAARANGMWAFLDDVEAGIVPEDLDAALGDLRAVWDDWPRSVTRGTLGWIKSAKTAPTRAKRIADVVESAGRGLRPSPFRGGTGS; encoded by the coding sequence ATGACGGATTTTCCCGACCTCACCGTCGCCTCGCGGGCCGAGTTGCGCGAATGGCTGGCACGGAACCACGACCGGTCGGGATCGATCTGGCTGGCCACCTACAAGGCGCATCACCCCGATCACCTGCCATGGGGCGAGGTCGTGGAGGAACTGCTGTGCTGGGGCTGGGTCGATGCCGTCGTGCGGCGGGTCGACGCGGATCGCTCGGCACACCGGGTCGCGCCGCGTCGCGAGACCTCGACCTGGTCGGCGGTGAACAAGCGCCTGGTCGCGAAGGCGCGCGCGACGGGCGCGATGACGCCCGCGGGCGAGGCCAGGATCGCGGCGGCGCGGGCCAACGGCATGTGGGCCTTCCTCGACGATGTCGAGGCCGGCATCGTGCCCGAGGACCTGGACGCGGCCCTGGGCGATCTGCGTGCCGTGTGGGACGATTGGCCGCGCAGCGTGACGCGCGGCACGCTGGGCTGGATCAAATCTGCCAAGACCGCGCCCACACGGGCGAAGCGCATCGCCGATGTGGTCGAAAGTGCCGGTCGCGGCCTTCGCCCCAGCCCGTTCCGGGGTGGAACCGGGTCCTGA
- a CDS encoding pseudouridine synthase: MLIAFNKPMNVLSQFTDEGKWPGLKRWIDVAGVYAAGRLDRDSEGLLILTDDGRMQARLTDPARRTPKTYLAQVEGRPQPSALEALRGGVTLKDGATRPAEVAAVDAPDWLWPRDPPVRMRKTVPDAWLRLTITEGRNRQVRRMCAHVGLPVLRLVRWQVGDWTLDGLAPGTWQAI, translated from the coding sequence ATGCTGATCGCGTTCAACAAGCCGATGAACGTGCTGAGCCAGTTCACAGACGAGGGGAAATGGCCCGGCCTGAAACGCTGGATCGACGTCGCCGGCGTCTATGCCGCCGGACGGTTGGATCGCGACAGCGAGGGCCTGCTGATCCTGACCGATGACGGGCGGATGCAGGCGCGGCTCACCGACCCGGCGCGGCGGACGCCCAAGACCTATCTCGCGCAGGTGGAGGGCCGGCCCCAACCGAGCGCGCTGGAGGCATTGCGCGGCGGCGTGACGCTGAAAGACGGCGCAACCCGGCCGGCGGAGGTCGCCGCCGTCGACGCGCCCGACTGGCTCTGGCCGCGCGACCCGCCGGTGCGGATGCGCAAGACGGTGCCGGACGCCTGGCTGCGCCTGACCATCACCGAGGGGCGCAACCGTCAGGTCCGGCGCATGTGCGCCCATGTCGGCCTGCCGGTGCTGCGCCTGGTCCGCTGGCAAGTGGGTGACTGGACGCTGGACGGGCTGGCGCCGGGCACTTGGCAGGCGATATGA
- the polA gene encoding DNA polymerase I: protein MEFGKGCHLHLIDGSAFIFRAFHALPPLARKSDGLPIGAVAGFCNMLDKYVEGNTGPDAATHVAVIFDKGSHTFRNDMYDLYKANRSEMPEDLRPQIPLTREATVAFNIACEEMEGWEADDIIATLSCRARDAGGRVTIVSSDKDLMQLVGDGVEMLDPMKNVRIDVDGVRQKFGVDPDRVVDVQALAGDSVDNVPGAPGIGIKTASQLIEEYGSLEELLDRAEEIKQPKRRQTLIEHRAQIELSKRLVELDCDSPLTFGLDDLEIRDAEPDVLLDFLNRMEFRTLTRKIAARFDREPPAMAEAAPVADAPAASEDAPIDHASYEIVRGAAALQIWLDRIAAAGIVAIDTETTSLDEMRAELVGISLATEPGAACYVPLMHRSGGGDLFDAETLAEGQMPKVEALAMLKPMLEDPAILKVGQNMKYDFKIFAREGIEVGPLDDTMLLSYAQHGGLHAHGMDTLADRYLNHQPIPIKTLIGSGKSQVTFDRVEIDRAAPYAAEDADVTLRLHRLFKPRLHSARVTQVYETLERPLVPVLARMEMAGVEVDRDVLSRMSGAFAQKMAALEEDIHAKAGRPFNVGSPSQLGEILFGELGLAGGKKTKTGAWGTGADVLEDLATEHDLPRLILDWRQISKLKSTYTDALQVHIHPNTGRVHTSYSIAGANTGRLASTDPNLQNIPVRTEEGRRIREAFVAPEGRVLVSLDYSQIELRILAHVAGIDELKQAFREGQDIHAITASQMFGVPLDQMTPEVRRQAKAINFGVIYGISGFGLARNLRIPRAEAQAFIDTYFERFPGIRAYMDDTVAFAKKHDRVETLFGRRIHTPEINARGPGAGFAKRAAINAPIQGTAADVIRRAMVRMEDAIVGLDAKMLLQVHDELLFEVAEADVDALIDRARDVMEGANMPVVDLSVPLVVDAGQGRTWAEAH, encoded by the coding sequence ATGGAATTCGGCAAGGGCTGCCATCTGCATCTCATCGACGGCTCGGCCTTCATCTTTCGGGCGTTCCATGCGCTGCCGCCCTTGGCGCGCAAGTCCGACGGACTGCCCATCGGGGCGGTCGCGGGGTTCTGCAACATGCTGGACAAGTATGTCGAGGGGAACACCGGCCCCGACGCCGCCACCCATGTCGCCGTCATCTTCGACAAGGGCAGCCACACGTTCCGCAACGACATGTACGACCTCTACAAGGCGAACCGGTCCGAGATGCCCGAGGATCTGCGCCCGCAGATCCCGCTGACGCGCGAGGCGACGGTCGCCTTCAACATCGCCTGTGAGGAGATGGAGGGGTGGGAGGCCGACGACATCATCGCCACCCTGTCCTGCCGCGCGCGCGATGCCGGCGGGCGCGTCACCATCGTGTCCTCCGACAAGGACCTGATGCAGCTCGTCGGCGACGGGGTGGAGATGCTGGACCCGATGAAGAACGTCCGCATCGATGTGGACGGCGTGCGCCAGAAGTTCGGCGTCGATCCCGACCGCGTGGTCGACGTGCAGGCCCTGGCCGGCGACAGCGTCGACAACGTGCCGGGCGCGCCGGGCATCGGCATCAAGACCGCGTCGCAGCTGATCGAGGAATACGGCTCGCTGGAGGAGTTGCTGGATCGGGCCGAGGAGATCAAGCAGCCCAAGCGTCGCCAGACCCTGATCGAGCATCGCGCGCAGATCGAGCTGTCGAAGCGCCTGGTGGAGCTGGATTGCGACAGCCCGCTGACCTTCGGGCTGGATGATCTGGAGATACGGGACGCGGAGCCGGACGTGCTCCTGGACTTCCTCAACCGGATGGAGTTCCGCACGCTCACGCGCAAGATCGCCGCGCGCTTCGACCGCGAGCCGCCCGCCATGGCCGAGGCCGCGCCCGTCGCGGATGCCCCCGCGGCATCCGAGGATGCGCCGATCGATCACGCGTCCTACGAAATCGTGCGGGGCGCGGCCGCGCTGCAGATCTGGCTGGACCGGATCGCCGCTGCGGGCATCGTGGCCATCGACACCGAGACGACCTCGCTGGACGAGATGCGTGCCGAACTGGTGGGTATATCGCTCGCAACCGAACCGGGCGCCGCCTGCTACGTCCCGTTGATGCATCGGTCCGGCGGCGGCGACCTGTTCGATGCGGAGACGCTGGCCGAGGGGCAGATGCCGAAGGTTGAGGCACTGGCGATGCTGAAGCCGATGCTGGAGGATCCGGCGATCCTGAAGGTCGGGCAGAACATGAAGTACGACTTCAAGATCTTTGCCCGCGAGGGGATCGAGGTCGGCCCGCTGGACGACACGATGCTTCTGTCCTACGCGCAGCATGGCGGGTTGCACGCGCATGGCATGGACACGCTGGCGGATCGCTACCTGAACCATCAGCCGATCCCGATCAAGACGCTGATCGGGTCGGGCAAGTCTCAGGTCACCTTCGACCGGGTCGAGATCGACCGCGCCGCGCCCTATGCCGCCGAAGATGCGGACGTGACGCTGCGCCTGCACCGCCTGTTCAAGCCGCGCCTGCATTCCGCGCGTGTCACGCAGGTCTACGAGACACTTGAGCGCCCGCTCGTCCCGGTGCTGGCGCGGATGGAGATGGCGGGGGTCGAGGTCGACCGCGACGTGCTGAGCCGGATGTCGGGCGCCTTCGCGCAGAAGATGGCGGCGCTAGAGGAGGACATCCACGCCAAGGCAGGCCGCCCCTTCAACGTCGGATCGCCCTCGCAACTGGGCGAGATCCTGTTCGGCGAGCTGGGTCTGGCCGGCGGCAAGAAGACCAAGACCGGCGCCTGGGGCACCGGGGCCGACGTGCTGGAGGATCTGGCGACCGAGCACGACCTGCCCCGCCTGATCCTGGACTGGCGGCAGATATCGAAGCTGAAGTCCACCTATACGGACGCGCTGCAGGTGCATATCCACCCCAATACGGGGCGCGTCCACACGTCCTATTCGATCGCGGGCGCGAACACCGGTCGCCTCGCCTCGACCGATCCGAACCTGCAGAACATCCCCGTCCGGACCGAGGAGGGGCGCCGTATCCGCGAGGCCTTCGTGGCTCCCGAGGGGCGGGTGCTGGTGTCGCTCGACTATTCGCAGATCGAGCTGCGCATCCTGGCGCATGTCGCCGGCATCGACGAGCTGAAGCAGGCGTTCCGCGAAGGCCAGGACATCCACGCGATCACGGCGAGCCAGATGTTCGGCGTGCCGCTGGACCAGATGACGCCCGAGGTGCGCCGCCAGGCCAAGGCGATCAATTTCGGCGTGATCTACGGCATCAGCGGGTTCGGCCTTGCCCGCAACCTGCGGATCCCGCGGGCCGAGGCGCAGGCCTTCATCGACACCTATTTCGAGCGGTTCCCCGGCATCCGCGCCTATATGGACGACACGGTGGCCTTCGCGAAGAAGCACGACCGCGTCGAGACCCTGTTCGGCCGCCGCATCCACACGCCGGAGATCAACGCGCGCGGCCCCGGTGCGGGGTTCGCCAAGCGCGCCGCGATCAACGCCCCGATCCAGGGCACGGCCGCCGACGTCATCCGCCGCGCGATGGTGCGGATGGAGGACGCGATCGTAGGGCTGGACGCGAAGATGCTGCTGCAGGTCCACGACGAATTGCTGTTCGAGGTGGCCGAGGCGGATGTCGACGCCCTGATCGACCGCGCGCGCGACGTGATGGAGGGGGCGAACATGCCGGTCGTCGACCTATCGGTGCCGCTGGTGGTCGATGCGGGGCAGGGCCGGACCTGGGCGGAGGCGCATTGA